Proteins encoded by one window of Halichondria panicea chromosome 8, odHalPani1.1, whole genome shotgun sequence:
- the LOC135340326 gene encoding uncharacterized protein LOC135340326 → MMAQLPTQSKNGYPTAGQQEVSVDDIMTKIYFMNEEQWKIDSVSGNFDYVVVGSSFCCLSFIQQMIGNKPDAKILVMDRGAYFHPEHFQNLPPAYTFTVGGQAETFHWRITEDTHNGEYIKFQHGMNNYFGGRSSFWSAWCPEPKDDEMEGWPAELKAKVHSYFPAAKGVLNVVPANEISSKESGADSHIFGALQQLVYKKLKPVPEKIATVSRIEYAPLAVGAKMYRYEDYNKFSASGPILNILIQKNQESKRNKTPQTLKVVMKCCVKKIVYDGRKAVILDTSLGDFTLGSAKLILAMGTLPPTTLMLNSSPFPELANIGARFTSHFISSIIARVPVTSITRKTNVFTAQKTEVEYTKVLQDNQGLLQMAAIYVPGKDTVTGAQFHIQLTAIIDDTPVENIYDTMRHLPDVVAAPSFQQLVSSHGYVVFVCACLGELDHTNSKNWYKKDNGEDITSNAVLQVVANDQDNSCWNAMDDTTFQVLEDYLTPGGDKTQIEYWSPELGNWNGVARPTKKERRVPGLVHEASTMWIGGDDDPTAPVGLDYKFRGVENVYLTGGSLWPTGGAWNPTCAMSAMAMDLADQLSKLAPTPPGKK, encoded by the exons ATGATGGCCCAATTGCCTACTCAGAGTAAGAATGGCTATCCTACAGCTGGACAACAGGAGGTCTCAGTCGACGATATCATGACCAAAATCTACTTCATGAACGAGGAGCAGTGGAAAATTGATAGCGTGTCAGGAAATTTTGATTATGTTGTTGTTGGTTCTTCTTTTTGTTGCCTCAGCTTTATTCAGCAAATGATTGGCAACAAGCCTGATGCAAAGATACTTGTGATGGATCGCGGGGCTTATTTTCATCCGGAGCATTTCCAGAACCTCCCCCCTGCCTATACATtcactgtggggggtcaaGCGGAGACTTTCCACTGGCGAATCACTGAAGACACGCATAATGGAGAGTACATCAAGTTCCAGCATGGCATGAACAACTACTTTGGTGGTCGATCATCGTTTTGGAGTGCTTGGTGTCCAGAACCAAAAGATGATGAGATGGAGGGGTGGCCTGCTGAACTTAAAGCGAAGGTGCATTCCTACTTCCCTGCAGCTAAGGGGGTGCTCAATGTAGTCCCAGCAAACGAAATCTCCAGCAAAGAGAGTGGCGCTGACAGTCATATTTTTGGTGCCTTGCAGCAATTGGTCTACAAGAAACTGAAGCCAGTACCTGAAAAAATAGCAACTGTGAGCAGAATCGAATATGCACCACTTGCTGTAGGAGCTAAGATGTACAG GTATGAAGACTACAACAAATTTTCTGCGTCTGGACCAATCCTTAACATTCTTATCCAGAAAAATCAAGAAAGCAAGAGAAACAAAACCCCTCAAACGCTAAAAGTGGTCATGAAATGCTGTGTCAAGAAAATTGTTTACGATGGGAGAAAAGCAGTTATCCTCGATACTAGTTTAGGAGACTTTACTCTGGGCAGTGCCAAGCTTATTCTTGCCATGGGAACGCTACCCCCCACCACTTTAATGCTCAATTCCTCTCCATTTCCAGAGCTAGCCAACATTGGAGCACGATTCACCTCCCATTTTATCAGTTCCATCATTGCCCGTGTTCCTGTTACATCTATCACACGAAAGACAAACGTGTTCACAGCACAGAAAACCGAGGTGGAATACACAAAAGTTCTGCAAGATAACCAGGGACTGCTACAAATGGCTGCAATATATGTGCCGGGAAAGGATACTGTTACAGGAGCACAGTTTCATATCCAACTAACGGCAATTATCGATGACACGCCAGTGGAAAATATCTACGACACCATGCGTCACTTACCTGATGTAGTGGCTGCTCCATCCTTCCAGCAACTAGTCTCCTCCCATGGATACGTCGTATTTGTTTGTGCCTGTTTGGGAGAACTCGACCATACAAACTCGAAAAACTGGTACAAGAAAGACAATGGTGAAGACATCACTTCCAATGCTGTTTTGCAGGTTGTGGCCAATGATCAAGACAACTCATGTTGGAATGCTATGGATGATACCACTTTTCAAGTTCTCGAGGACTACTTGACCCCTGGCGGAGATAAAACCCAGATTGAGTATTGGAGCCCCGAGCTAGGTAACTGGAATGGAGTCGCCAGGCCAACCAAGAAGGAGAGACGTGTCCCTGGGCTTGTGCACGAAGCTTCCACTATGTGGATTGGGGGAGATGACGACCCTACTGCTCCTGTGGGTCTCGACTACAAGTTTCGAGGAGTGGAAAATGTCTACCTTACCGGCGGATCTCTCTGGCCGACTGGCGGTGCCTGGAACCCCACTTGTGCCATGAGTGCAATGGCCATGGATCTTGCAGACCAGCTCTCTAAGCTAGCTCCAACCCCGCCAGGAAAGAAGTAA
- the LOC135340329 gene encoding aflatoxin B1 aldehyde reductase member 3-like — MSLSSRLKVILGTGDFRRRGFLEEKECFNALNLFLSRGGRNVDTALVYAHPEGSSDETIGKYTATSPNGSQLSVGTKINQFGEYTFKKECVYEQANKCLTNLQTSCVDILYLHSPDHATPIEETLEAMQQLYTEGKFKELGVCNYASWEVANICQICKSRGWVSPTVYQGMYNAITRNVEKELLPALRYFGLRFYVYNPTACGMLTGKYRYSDFENTRGELKEGRFFIDPQFSSLYRDRYWRESVFKGVELVRGALDESYGVGKVSLVSAAYRWLNHHSQLSPEHGGVLFGIFCIRCLFFVDNLKVKVLS; from the exons ATGTCTCTCTCGTCTCGATTGAAGGTGATTTTGGGGACTGGAGACTTCAGAAGAAGAGGTTTTCTTGAAGAGAAGGAG TGCTTCAATGCGTTGAACCTCTTCTTATCTCGAGGCGGCCGAAATGTCGACACTGCTCTTGT GTATGCACATCCTGAGGGGTCGTCTGATGAGACCATTGGCAAGTACACGGCAACTAGCCCCAACGGATCTCAACTG TCTGTCGGCACTAAGATCAATCAATTTGGGGAATACA CTTTTAAGAAGGAGTGTGTCTACGAACAAGCTAACAAATGTCTGACCAATCTGCAAACATCTTGTGTGGACATTCTCTACCTCCACTCCCCTGATCATGCCACGCCCATCGAGGAGACGCTGGAGGCAATGCAACAGCTGTAcacag AGGGCAAGTTCAAGGAGCTAGGTGTGTGCAACTATGCCTCGTGGGAGGTAGCCAATATCTGCCAGATCTGTAAGAGCAGAGGATGGGTCTCACCAACCGTCTATCAGGGAATGTACAACGCAATAACAAG AAATGTTGAGAAGGAGCTGCTGCCTGCTTTGAGGTACTTTGGACTTAGGTTCTACGTCTATAACCCT ACTGCCTGTGGCATGTTGACAGGAAAGTACCGCTACTCTGACTTTGAGAACACGAGGGGAGAGCTTAAAGAGGGGCGATTCTTCATCGACCCACAGTTCTCTTCTTT GTACCGAGACAGATATTGGCGTGAGAGTGTGTTTAAGGGGGTGGAGCTAGTGAGGGGTGCTCTGGATGAGAGTTACGGAGTGGGCAAAGTCAGTCTAGTCAGTGCTGCCTACAGGTGGCTCAACCATCACTCGCAACTCAGCCCAGAACATGGAGGTGTGTTGTTTGGTATATTTTGTATTCGATGCCTGTTTTTTGTTGATAATTTGAAAGTGAAAGTCTTATCTTAA